Below is a window of Sesamum indicum cultivar Zhongzhi No. 13 unplaced genomic scaffold, S_indicum_v1.0 scaffold00677, whole genome shotgun sequence DNA.
TAGAAGATCATGACTGCAAACAAAaactttaataattaagtGGGATATATCTGGATCAAAGTCGTAAATTTTAGCAACAAgaaatgtgattgatgtgtTTGTGACATGAATTCTTGCATAGAAAGGACTTATTTTTCTCTGATTACGACTATCTAATGCTGTTCACATATCTCTGTTTCTTTCTCAATCAACAGGTTGCTCGAGAACTGTTTAAAGGTGAGATGCCTCAGAGTGTATTTAATGATGCGTAATACTATGGATTTGTCTGTCTTTCCCTNNNNNNNNNNNNNNGGTTGGTCCATTCAGAACAGTGTGTAATAGAACTGATGTTTATATCTATTTGCGTTCGCTTATGGTTGCTGAACTCCCTGTGCAAATATTAGATTCTCTACTCAAATTTGCTAGttagtatttattaatttcgtaattttttaatgataagtAATGTTCCGTAAACTgcttcaaaattttaagttatattcaGTTATTACAATAAGAAGGCATATTCAACAtcagcaaatatttttatcttatcatTAGTTTTGATGTATCCAGTGTTCAAGTACTAATTTAGCAATTATGGAAAGTGATTCTTTCTGTATTATTATAGCAGAGTAGCTGTGAGATTGTGCATGGTGAACCAATCAAATGAAATGAGTTTTGAGacttttttattgaaatcaTGAATGTTCAATGCAGCCAACAACACTATCTCACTCTGTCATTCCCTCTATtgataatattctatttataaatttctggATAAAAGTCttcttcataattaattaatccaggCATAAAAGTTTGGGTTTCACATGATAACATACTTCGCCCAGATGCATTAATAGAGTGTTTATGATTATATTGCTTTTCTCACTTGACACATTTATGATTTACCTTGCAGGGGTAGCCAGTTTTGCAGATGGAAATCGTAAGCTTTTGGCAATGATTAGTGCAGTCTTTCTTAGTTTCGTGAGATCCACTGTTGGCTTTGTTATCATGTTTCACTTACATTTTCATTTGTCGTTGTAAGAATCAATGGTAGAAGAGTCCAGTTCACATTGTTTTAAGTCTTAGGAAATGCATTTTTAGTACATGGGAGTAATGCCTCCAGGGTACTACTTGTGATAAATAAGGGTAAGCTAAGAAATAGCTCTGTCCTGGGGAGACCAAACATCAAGAATATTTCTGTGGAGCAGGGAACCACTGGCCCTCTCAGCTTCTTGGTCCCTGCAATTTTATAGTTATAGGATATGTGCATATTGATAGAAAACACATGGACATAATCGTATGAACAGTCTTCtcttttctgtaaattttattatttatcttaaaGGAACACTTTGATATAAACTGGAATAAGCTAATTGAAAAGAACGGAATAAGTCCAACATGAACATGATATTGAGTTCTTAAAATACTTTGTTGGCCGCAAGAATATGATGTCAAATGTAGTAAGATTGGAACATAATTTGGCTTTATGACTGGACTTGATGAAGGTAAAAGTTTCCATATTAATGTGGGGACCAGTTCCTCTTATTCGTCTGGTGCTGCCAAGAGAATGAGCATGAAAACTTGTGTGTTTTACTTCATCATTAACTGCCTTTTTTTTTCGGATGAAAGAACTATCGAGTCTGGTGTCGTACCTGTTTAGCCTACTTGTTAGCCCATGATCTGCCTAGCTGATTTGCCTATGATAGCAGGAACCAAATTGTAAAAACgttgaaatttaaaacttgGGGGTGCTCCAATATGAGTGAGACGGTTGCTTAATATATATGACCGAGAATTCCAGTAGGACTTAGAAgccttttatatatatatatcccatTCTGCAACTTGGGCAAGTTTTTCATATGAGACTCATGTAAAACATAGAACAAATATACAGGTAGGCTTAGGATACCTAGGTCATCACTATTCTTGTTTGCTGTATGACAATCCTATCTGTTCACAGTTTGGAGTTTTCATctgtttttttgtttcctgGTGGATTGTCATGTCCTTTTATTCCTTGGTTCTTTTCTGCAACAAAATTGACATTAATCAAACAATTCCCTTATGTGGTTCTAGGCCAGTTAATTTGTCTTtagctatatttttaaatgtactTTCTTCTGAAGTTATGCTTATAGAGCCACTCCTGTGATCTTGATCATGATTTTGTGTCTGATCTTTGCTCCTTATGTAGGTCCCTTGGATTCAAGTCAGCAGATCAAGGGCACTTCTTTTAATGGTGAAGCCAGCAATTTTTCTTGTGGCTGTCACAATGGGAGCGTATGTTAAATTCTTGTGGCCATTTTCCTCGTTTTCTCCTCGTGGGTTTGCTTTGTTTTTGTCTTATTAAGATTTTGATTATGACTGTTACAACCGTCTCTAATTGGAATATGTTATTCAAATTCACGTAACGTATATGTTTGTAGTCTCCCATGAGTGAGTTGTGCATTATATCCATCCTAAGGAACTGCATCTCCGAAAATTCAAGCCTTATTTCATTACTAATATGGGTCATTAAAACTGGCAGTTTAAGAATTTCCAGATttagaaaaagcaaaaagaaaaaagaagagtttGTTTCCTATGCTACCACTGTTTGgtattcttaaaatatatttgctaCTACTGTGCATTGTACCTGAGAATTTCTTTATTACCCGGCTtttaattgtttcattttgagGCCCTCTCAAGCAGTTGATAAATTGAACACTTCAAATCGTATTGTGTAGGATTCTTTTATCCCCTTGCATGTTTCAGGGTAGACAACCCGAGAAGTGAAAAGAATACATGGGTTGGCgtggattttatttattttgtcacttTCAAGACTTCCTGTCTGGTCACAACTTTGTAATTAGGATTCATAGAGAAAAGGATGGACCTGCTGTTTTTGTTGATCTGATATTTCTTTCCAATTCTCATGAAATGTGAATTAGATATTCTATATTTCAATGAGTAGGAGGCTAGGAGCCCACTTAGAAGTGAATTAGACCTTATTCTAGGACTGTTGAACAGTATCAGAGTCCATGTTTAGGTGATTCTCAAATACAGCTCCTTGTATATCACTTCACTGGCTTTAAACGCAATGCACCTCTGTAACTTGTTGCAGGTTTCTGCATGCTGTCCTATTAGCTTTTAATGCTTTGGCTATTCCAAGTCTTTCACTCATGTCTGGAGGTAGTAAGTCACCTTTTGCCAAGAACGAAAACGCCAGTGCTCTTTTACTTGTTGCCAGCCAGGTGGGATATGCTTGTTCATCTACTTTACGTTCTCATTCTTGCTAAACAATATCTGTCGTATTGACATGCAAAATATTCGTGGACGAATCTAAATACTTGTACATTTACAATTAAATAAGTAAAGAAACCAAATGTGCTGAAATTAATGTAGGAGTAACAGGAGCAGCATAGTATACACGAGGAATCGAATATTGTTAATATGAAGGCTTTGCCTCGTTATCTTGCATGCTTTTGTAGAAAACCTTGCCCGTGATGGTAGCAGTTGTCGAGCAGCTTGGTGGTGCTTTAGGTGAATCTGGCTTACTTGTTCTTCCATGTGTAGCAGCGCATCTGAACCAGGTCAACCACAATTTTTCTCACCCA
It encodes the following:
- the LOC105180319 gene encoding probable sodium/metabolite cotransporter BASS4, chloroplastic isoform X1, encoding MLFTYLCFFLNQQVARELFKGVASFADGNRKLLAMISAVFLSFVPWIQVSRSRALLLMVKPAIFLVAVTMGAFLHAVLLAFNALAIPSLSLMSGGSKSPFAKNENASALLLVASQKTLPVMVAVVEQLGGALGESGLLVLPCVAAHLNQIIIDSFLVSVWKQKEGEFGNAKSA
- the LOC105180319 gene encoding probable sodium/metabolite cotransporter BASS4, chloroplastic isoform X2, with product MEIVPWIQVSRSRALLLMVKPAIFLVAVTMGAFLHAVLLAFNALAIPSLSLMSGGSKSPFAKNENASALLLVASQKTLPVMVAVVEQLGGALGESGLLVLPCVAAHLNQIIIDSFLVSVWKQKEGEFGNAKSA